A genomic segment from Phragmites australis chromosome 6, lpPhrAust1.1, whole genome shotgun sequence encodes:
- the LOC133921274 gene encoding protein JINGUBANG, with translation MLSQSVSLSSQPSLPSLPSLGTRDTNVSPSLHQCVASLRGHSSYVSALAVDGDSLYRASSDGRIMVWPLDDASSRQEQQDDDSRSGTVIASSNSSVKCLLAAGNGLLLSSHQDGKIRAWRVGSRKDGTRRLVLRAVLPIVVDRLRTCLLPWSYVEVRRHRRRTWVHHVDAVTALAVSPDGALLYSASWDRSLKVWRLPDFRCVESIAPAHDDAINALAVSPDGNVYTGSADKKIKAWRRHAEQKNKHVLVQTMERHRSAVNALALGVEGKVLYSGACDRSVVVWERAEGGAGRMEATGTLRGHAMAILCLAAAWEVVCSGSADRTVRVWRREAGNTGYTCLAVLEGHGAAVKSLALVCGRDGGWEEGSSGGGGDGGGSDLVCSGALDGEVKIWSVLVPCLLQR, from the coding sequence ATGCTCTCTCAGTCCGTGTCGCTCTCGTCGCAACCAAGCCTTCCTTCTCTACCTTCCCTAGGCACCCGTGACACAAACGTAAGCCCTTCCCTCCATCAATGCGTCGCCTCCCTCAGAGGCCACTCGTCATACGTCTCCGCCCTCGCCGTCGACGGCGATTCGCTGTACAGAGCCTCGTCGGACGGCCGCATCATGGTGTGGCCATTGGACGACGCGAGTAGCAGGCAGGAACAGCAGGATGACGACAGTCGCAGCGGTACAGTCATTGCCTCGAGCAACAGCTCCGTGAAGTGTCTTCTCGCGGCGGGcaacggcctcctcctcagctccCACCAGGACGGCAAGATCAGAGCGTGGCGGGTCGGCAGCCGGAAGGATGGGACCCGGCGCCTCGTCCTGCGCGCCGTCCTGCCTATCGTTGTGGACCGGCTGCGGACTTGCCTGCTCCCGTGGAGCTACGTGGAGGTCCGGCGGCATCGGAGGCGCACGTGGGTGCACCACGTGGACGCGGTCACCGCGCTCGCGGTGTCCCCGGACGGCGCGCTCCTGTACTCGGCGTCGTGGGACCGGAGCCTCAAGGTGTGGCGGCTGCCCGACTTCCGGTGCGTGGAGTCGATCGCGCCCGCGCACGACGATGCCATCAACGCGTTGGCGGTGTCTCCCGATGGGAACGTGTACACGGGCTCGGCCGACAAGAAGATCAAGGCGTGGAGGCGCCACGCGGAGCAGAAGAACAAGCACGTGCTCGTACAAACGATGGAGCGGCACAGGTCGGCGGTGAACGCGCTCGCTCTAGGAGTCGAGGGGAAGGTGCTCTACTCCGGCGCGTGCGACCGGTCGGTGGTGGTGTGGGAGCGCGCGGAAGGCGGCGCCGGGCGCATGGAGGCCACCGGCACGCTCAGAGGGCACGCGATGGCGATACTGTGCTTGGCGGCGGCCTGGGAGGTGGTGTGCAGCGGGTCGGCGGATAGGACGGTGAGGGTGTGGAGGCGGGAAGCGGGGAACACGGGGTACACTTGCCTTGCCGTCCTGGAAGGCCATGGCGCGGCCGTGAAGAGCTTGGCGCTGGTGTGTGGACGTGACGGCGGTTGGGAGGAGGGCTCgtcaggtggtggtggtgatggtggcggTTCTGATCTTGTTTGCAGCGGCGCACTGGACGGTGAAGTGAAGATTTGGAGCGTGCTCGTTCCTTGCTTGCTTCAAAGATAA